From the genome of Glycine max cultivar Williams 82 chromosome 2, Glycine_max_v4.0, whole genome shotgun sequence, one region includes:
- the LOC100775211 gene encoding protein SICKLE, with product MEDSEQRKKRLKQMRVQADQAEVSGGREGSVVPGFLSNPLIEAPSTMPSRDTSYAAPRFDYYTDPMSAFSSKRNNASTQAAPDNFPPSKFGGPPMAQYSSPHPESKNPQMTPHPIQASPAAYRNPVWSGPGGPAHYNFPLHPSSGGTYPSPRFEPSGGPLYNTAQGIAHQPSYSPNPPYPGYVNSPRPSYSPNPSPGYSNCPMPSYSPNPSPGYRNSPSPGQGRGRGFWRNTGSPVSGWGSGQGPNFHGHRSNENTVHGPDRFYKRSMVEDPWEHLEPIIWKANDGYLNTSRVPLNSQPWISKASSTKGEGSSAASVKSSSEPSLAEYLASAFNEAANDAENV from the exons ATGGAGGATTCAGAGCAAAGGAAGAAAAGGCTGAAACAAATGCGTGTGCAAGCTGACCAAGCTGAAGTTTCTGGTGGCAGGGAAGGTTCTGTGGTGCCCGGTTTTCTCTCAAATCCCCTGATTGAAGCTCCTTCAACTATGCCATCACGGGATACATCATATGCTGCTCCAAGGTTTGACTATTATACTGATCCAATGAGTGCCTTCTCATCTAAAAGGAACAATGCCAGTACCCAGGCTGCACCGGATAATTTCCCTCCTTCAAAATTTGGTGGTCCTCCTATGGCACAATATTCATCACCACATCCAG AATCAAAAAATCCACAGATGACTCCACATCCCATTCAAGCATCGCCAGCAGCATATAGAAACCCAGTTTGGAGTGGACCTGGTGGTCCTGCTCACTATAACTTTCCGTTACATCCATCAAGTGGTGGTACTTATCCAAGTCCTAGATTTGAACCATCGGGTGGTCCATTATATAACACTGCCCAGGGCATAGCTCACCAGCCCAGTTACAGTCCTAATCCTCCTTATCCAGGATACGTGAACAGTCCTAGGCCCAGTTACAGTCCTAATCCCTCTCCAGGATACAGTAACTGCCCTATGCCCAGTTACAGTCCCAATCCTTCTCCAGGATACAGGAACAGTCCTAGCCCTGGTCAAGGGCGAGGCAGGGGTTTCTGGCGCAACACGGGAAGCCCTGTTTCAGGATGGGGTAGTGGACAAGGACCGAATTTTCATGGTCATCGGTCCAACGAAAACACAGTTCATGGTCCAGACCGATTTTACAAGAGGTCCATGGTTGAAGATCCATGGGAGCATTTAGAACCTATTATATGGAAGGCAAATGATGGATATTTAAACACTTCACGTGTACCTCTGAATTCACAACCCTGGATTTCAAAAGCATCAAGTACAAAAGGGGAGGGATCATCTGCTGCTTCTGTCAAGTCCAGTTCCGAACCAAGCCTTGCTGAGTACTTGGCTTCTGCATTCAATGAAGCTGCCAATGATGCAGAAAATGTATGA
- the LOC102665321 gene encoding uncharacterized protein — translation MSRLFGKEIGLRWDNAKSSADASDEWWVKKQLENPLYGKFKNKGLSFTHKLTELFENVVANREFQWAPLSRIFPAGVEVDMNDVYRSSLDGIGVDVEESSRESEDTSVNATNTSVSATDAFGKINLNDSQGIVNQEIGCQKSTEKRKRINHPEKLNKKKATTS, via the exons ATGAGTCG ACTATTTGGTAAAGAAATCGGTCTAAGATGGGACAATGCCAAAAGTAGTGCTGATGCAAGTGATGAGTGGTGGGTGAAAAAACAATTG GAAAATCCTTTATATGGAAAATTTAAGAACAAAGGACTTTCATTTACTCACAAGTTGACTGAACTTTTTGAGAATGTAGTTGCTAATAGAGAGTTCCAATGGGCACCCTTATCTAGGATTTTTCCAGCTGGTGTTGAGGTTGACATGAATGATGTGTATCGCTCAAGTCTTGATGGCATTGGTGTAGATGTAGAGGAAAGTTCAAGGGAGAGTGAAGATACAAGTGTCAATGCAACAAATACAAGTGTTAGTGCAACTGATGCTTTTgggaaaattaatttgaatgattCACAAGGAATTGTCAACCAAGAAATTGGTTGCCAAAAGAGTacagaaaagagaaagagaatcaATCACCCTGAAAAGTTAAACAAGAAGAAGGCAACTACCTCTTAA